One Manihot esculenta cultivar AM560-2 chromosome 6, M.esculenta_v8, whole genome shotgun sequence DNA segment encodes these proteins:
- the LOC110617955 gene encoding pentatricopeptide repeat-containing protein At5g66520, with protein sequence MLSFLRNMLEPPWLSFRSLISYLIEECKNTSQLKQIHAQIFTSSNLLQKDHHFFISRLLFFSALSGSGSLSYATQIFRRIKNPNLPIYNIMIRAYASKNSQNHDTHLCQALMLYKHMLSNGISPDSLTLPFLVKECTTRRAIGTGTGIQGQSIKLGFNTDLFVQNSMINFYSACASVSSARKLFDEMLIRDIVSWNSMIIGYLRCGRLDEALDLFRKMKRGNIITWNSLITGFVQGGRPKEALEFFHEMQCLSGDINMAKPDKITIASVLSACAHLGAIDHGKWVHGYLSRSGLECDMVIGTALVDMYGKCGCLERAHEVFREMPKKDTLAWSAIISVFALHGYGKEAFDIFKEMEAEGVKPNHVTFVGLLSACCHSGLVEIGRWCFDIMKRIYRIEPQVHHYACMVDILGRAGLFGEAEELIRNMPIEPDVFVWGALLGGCQMHGNVQLGEKVAQHLIDLEPLNHAFYMNLCDTYAKAGRYNDVQRIRASMKEQGIKKEIPGCSMIEVNGIVHEFSTVGSPDVVMDELVCLLTTLRNEMKANIVLMKN encoded by the coding sequence ATGTTGTCTTTCCTAAGAAACATGCTTGAACCTCCATGGCTATCTTTCCGGAGCTTAATTTCGTATTTGATAGAAGAATGCAAGAACACGAGCCAACTTAAACAAATCCATGCTCAAATCTTCACTTCTTCAAACCTACTCCAAAAAGACCACCATTTCTTTATTTCCCGTCTTCTCTTCTTTAGCGCCCTTTCGGGATCGGGCTCTCTTAGCTACGCCACTCAGATTTTTCGACGCATAAAGAACCCAAACCTCCCCATCTACAACATCATGATCAGGGCCTATGCTTCTAAAAACAGCCAAAATCATGATACCCATTTGTGTCAGGCCTTAATGCTATACAAACATATGCTCAGTAATGGCATCTCCCCTGATAGCCTCACTTTGCCATTTCTTGTGAAAGAATGCACGACGAGGAGAGCTATTGGCACAGGCACAGGTATTCAGGGACAGTCTATCAAGCTGGGGTTTAATACAGATCTCTTTGTTCAAAATTcaatgataaatttttattctgCTTGTGCGTCTGTTAGTAGTGCCAGGAAGCTGTTTGATGAAATGTTGATTAGGGATATTGTTTCTTGGAATTCGATGATTATTGGGTATTTGAGATGTGGAAGGCTTGACGAGGCGCTGGATTTGTTTCGAAAAATGAAGAGGGGTAATATTATTACCTGGAACTCGCTTATAACGGGGTTTGTTCAAGGTGGCCGGCCAAAGGAGGCCTTGGAATTTTTCCATGAAATGCAATGTTTGAGCGGTGATATTAATATGGCTAAACCAGATAAGATTACCATTGCTAGTGTACTTTCAGCTTGTGCTCATCTTGGTGCTATTGATCATGGGAAGTGGGTACATGGTTACTTAAGCAGAAGTGGCCTAGAATGTGATATGGTGATTGGGACTGCATTGGTAGACATGTACGGTAAATGTGGTTGTCTGGAAAGAGCTCATGAGGTCTTCAGGGAAATGCCTAAGAAGGACACGTTGGCATGGTCGGCTATAATTTCAGTATTTGCGCTTCATGGGTATGGTAAGGAGGCATTTGATATTTTCAAAGAAATGGAAGCAGAAGGGGTGAAGCCCAACCATGTCACCTTTGTTGGATTACTGTCAGCTTGTTGTCATTCTGGATTAGTAGAGATTGGTCGCTGGTGTTTTGACATAATGAAACGCATTTACAGAATTGAGCCACAAGTCCACCACTACGCATGCATGGTTGATATACTTGGAAGAGCTGGACTATTTGGAGAGGCAGAGGAACTTATTAGAAACATGCCCATAGAGCCTGACGTATTTGTATGGGGTGCATTATTAGGAGGATGCCAAATGCACGGTAATGTACAATTAGGCGAAAAAGTGGCACAACACTTGATTGATTTGGAGCCGCTGAACCACGCTTTCTATATGAACTTGTGTGATACATATGCAAAAGCTGGAAGATATAATGATGTGCAGAGAATTAGAGCCTCAATGAAAGAACAAGGGATTAAAAAGGAAATCCCAGGCTGTAGCATGATTGAAGTAAATGGAATTGTTCATGAGTTCTCTACAGTAGGCTCCCCTGATGTTGTGATGGATGAACTAGTTTGTCTCTTGACTACATTAAGGAATGAGATGAAGGCTAACATTGTGTTAATGAAAAATTGA
- the LOC110618209 gene encoding 3-ketoacyl-CoA synthase 5, protein MEINHALRFHTNSSLPSRLLSTLTLVILVKTIFLIIILQKWILLISFLVLIFIFKGYFLNASPVYLVDFSCFKPPNFCRVSFSAFLEHASMIECFDSESVAFMSRILTSSGQSEETYLPPALHSIPPITNQEESVKEVQMVLFPIVEDLLSKTGVSPGDIDILIVNCSGFCPSPSLTSVIINKYSMRNDIKSYNLSGMGCSAGAIAIDLAHGILKTHKNFYALVLSTEILSTGWYSGHERSKLLLNCLFRMGSAAILLTNKKEAKKSSKYKLFCTVRTQRAFEDNAYFAAFREEDSNGKLGVTLKKDLLQVAGETLKPNITILGSKILSLLEKLRHGISIIGKRYIDKTRGTYVPNFKTVIQHFCLPTSGRPVIKEIVKGLKLGDREVEAALMTLHRFGNQSSSSLWYELAYMEAKERVKKGDKVWQLGMGSGPKCNSLVWECLRPITGESKKGPWADSVHRYPIMAVDTPRRRYFN, encoded by the coding sequence ATGGAAATCAACCATGCTCTTCGTTTTCACACCAATAGCTCTCTCCCTTCTAGACTTCTTTCAACTCTGACGCTTGTAATACTGGTTAAAACCATATTCCTTATTATAATCTTGCAAAAATGGATTCTACTCATTTCATTCTTGGTTCTCATTTTCATCTTCAAAGGATACTTTTTAAATGCCTCTCCAGTCTATCTCGTAGACTTCTCATGTTTCAAACCACCCAACTTCTGCAGAGTCTCCTTCTCTGCGTTTCTTGAACATGCTTCCATGATTGAGTGTTTTGATAGTGAAAGTGTAGCTTTCATGTCCAGAATCCTCACTTCTTCTGGACAAAGTGAAGAGACATATCTCCCTCCAGCCTTGCACTCTATTCCTCCAATAACCAATCAAGAAGAATCTGTTAAAGAAGTGCAAATGGTTCTCTTTCCTATTGTTGAAGACCTTCTCTCGAAAACTGGAGTCTCCCCCGGGGACATCGACATACTTATAGTGAATTGCAGTGGTTTTTGTCCCTCACCTTCCTTAACATCCGTCATTATCAATAAATACTCCATGAGAAACGATATTAAAAGTTATAACCTCTCTGGTATGGGATGCAGTGCAGGAGCTATTGCCATTGACTTGGCTCATGGCAtcttgaaaactcataagaactTTTACGCCCTTGTTCTCAGCACTGAAATTCTATCGACAGGCTGGTATTCTGGACACGAGAGGTCCAAGTTGCTCCTTAACTGCCTCTTCAGAATGGGCAGTGCAGCAATCTTACTTACAAACAAAAAAGAGGccaaaaaatcatcaaaatacaaGCTTTTTTGCACCGTTAGAACCCAAAGAGCCTTCGAAGACAATGCTTATTTTGCTGCATTTCGAGAAGAGGATTCCAACGGAAAACTCGGGGTTACACTAAAAAAGGATTTACTTCAAGTAGCTGGAGAAACTCTGAAGCCCAACATAACAATTCTGGGTTCAAAAATCCTGTCTCTTTTAGAAAAACTCCGACATGGCATTTCAATAATCGGAAAGAGGTACATCGACAAAACCAGAGGGACATACGTGCCAAATTTTAAGACTGTAATACAGCATTTTTGCCTGCCAACTTCAGGAAGGCCAGTGATAAAAGAAATAGTAAAAGGATTAAAGCTTGGTGACAGAGAAGTGGAGGCTGCTTTGATGACACTACACAGGTTTGGAAACCAGTCTTCCTCTTCCCTGTGGTATGAACTGGCGTACATGGAAGCTAAAGAAAGAGTGAAGAAAGGTGACAAGGTGTGGCAGCTTGGGATGGGAAGTGGGCCAAAGTGCAACAGTTTGGTTTGGGAGTGTTTACGGCCCATAACAGGGGAGTCCAAAAAGGGCCCATGGGCCGACTCCGTCCATCGTTATCCAATTATGGCCGTTGATACGCCTAGACGTAGGTATTTTAACTGA